A single window of Magnetococcus marinus MC-1 DNA harbors:
- the sppA gene encoding signal peptide peptidase SppA yields MADWHEPSLEDQAQPTRPSAAEPESHLHQMLKSMEESRFAERAMLESLVKEGLNEQKRGRRSKNLFRLFIVLYLVATMALLNRGDFEEGSSASASEPHVAVVKMVGAIMPESDLDADEVIKNLQEAFKDENTKAVVLRINSPGGSPVQAGMIYDEIVRLRAEHKEIKVYAALEDLCASGGYYVAAAADEIYADKATLVGSIGVIMKGFGLEKLAEQVGLENRTLTAGNHKAFLDPLAPVDSAEKAHAQGLLNQIHAQFIEVVKKGRGKRLKADDDKLFNGLIWTGEQAVTLGLVDGLGSVDWLAREKIKITEVMEYHQNRHWSDRFFKEISSSTGTLFMKLSQQQPYLGW; encoded by the coding sequence ATGGCTGATTGGCACGAACCATCATTGGAAGATCAGGCACAACCGACTCGGCCCAGCGCTGCGGAGCCAGAGAGTCATCTTCACCAGATGCTAAAGTCTATGGAGGAGAGCCGTTTTGCCGAGCGGGCCATGTTGGAAAGCTTGGTTAAAGAGGGGCTCAATGAACAAAAACGGGGGCGGCGCAGTAAAAATCTGTTTCGACTGTTTATTGTTCTTTATTTGGTGGCGACCATGGCGCTGCTCAACCGGGGTGACTTTGAAGAGGGCAGCAGCGCCAGCGCCAGTGAACCCCATGTGGCGGTGGTTAAAATGGTGGGGGCCATCATGCCAGAGTCGGATCTGGATGCTGATGAGGTCATAAAAAATCTGCAAGAGGCCTTTAAGGACGAAAATACCAAAGCGGTGGTTTTGCGTATTAATAGTCCAGGTGGCAGTCCTGTGCAGGCGGGCATGATCTACGATGAAATCGTGCGGCTCCGGGCTGAACATAAAGAGATTAAGGTCTATGCCGCTTTGGAGGATCTGTGTGCCTCCGGGGGTTACTACGTGGCCGCCGCTGCGGATGAGATCTACGCCGATAAAGCAACCCTGGTTGGCTCTATTGGAGTGATTATGAAGGGGTTTGGTCTGGAAAAACTGGCCGAACAGGTGGGGCTGGAAAATCGCACGCTTACCGCTGGTAACCATAAAGCCTTTTTGGACCCCCTGGCTCCAGTGGATAGCGCTGAAAAGGCCCACGCCCAAGGGTTGCTTAACCAGATTCACGCGCAGTTTATTGAGGTGGTAAAAAAAGGTCGGGGTAAGCGCTTGAAGGCGGACGACGACAAGCTGTTTAACGGGCTCATCTGGACCGGTGAGCAAGCCGTGACCCTGGGTTTGGTGGACGGTTTGGGTTCGGTGGATTGGTTGGCACGGGAAAAGATCAAAATCACCGAGGTGATGGAGTATCACCAAAACCGGCATTGGTCAGATCGCTTTTTTAAAGAGATCTCCAGCAGCACCGGTACTCTGTTTATGAAATTAAGCCAGCAGCAACCCTACTTAGGCTGGTAA